The Leptospiraceae bacterium genome has a segment encoding these proteins:
- the coaE gene encoding dephospho-CoA kinase (Dephospho-CoA kinase (CoaE) performs the final step in coenzyme A biosynthesis.), whose protein sequence is MIKEEIFNQYDKIPEKIYWKKKYFFIGLTGTIASGKTTVAELFRKKGFKVWNADLIAKKMYKKTKIKKKIIDKFGKESYYDNGEVNTAFLAKSIFSDRKYVDWINSIIHPEVSRYTNIFLKCLKEGEVLVYDVPLLFESDLQKSYDFDLILVIDAPTSQRMDRAQQRGWSKDEILNRERFQISPEVKRKLGDCVIWNDSTLEKLNKKVDFLSKKIITSKLKMEANS, encoded by the coding sequence ATGATAAAAGAAGAAATATTTAATCAATATGATAAAATTCCAGAGAAAATTTATTGGAAAAAAAAATACTTTTTCATAGGTTTAACAGGAACGATTGCTTCTGGGAAAACTACAGTAGCAGAGTTATTTCGAAAAAAAGGTTTTAAAGTATGGAATGCAGATTTAATAGCAAAGAAAATGTATAAAAAAACAAAGATAAAAAAAAAGATTATTGACAAATTCGGTAAGGAATCTTACTATGACAATGGGGAGGTAAATACAGCCTTTCTTGCTAAATCCATATTTAGCGATAGGAAATATGTAGATTGGATTAATTCTATTATACATCCAGAAGTTAGTAGATACACAAACATTTTTTTAAAATGTTTAAAAGAAGGAGAAGTTTTGGTTTATGATGTTCCTTTGCTATTTGAAAGTGATCTACAAAAAAGTTATGATTTTGATTTAATTCTGGTAATCGATGCACCTACATCTCAAAGAATGGATAGAGCTCAACAAAGAGGCTGGAGTAAAGATGAAATTCTTAATAGAGAGAGATTCCAAATCTCACCAGAAGTCAAAAGGAAACTTGGAGATTGCGTAATCTGGAATGATTCTACATTGGAAAAATTAAATAAAAAAGTTGATTTTTTATCAAAAAAGATTATAACTTCAAAACTTAAAATGGAGGCTAATTCATGA
- a CDS encoding phospholipase D-like domain-containing protein, whose translation MRQVILLILGFLLFCNQKSKQDLFLISHLTSTPRIHYYFTDPYDLPNNIKVRDKILEIIEGTQVELYLFVYEINEKEILQAILKKYQQGVKIYIFGSNDQKYSEFNEWKIPYKTNAGSGLQHIKMILSDKKVLFSGTGNFTQSDIFYNSNLFIEIPINEMTGNLLIKKFYEFDYLSPITIQGPSYKVKILKSPENGDSIQSIMNNTILRSKRKIDFFVFSFFDPTIMNSLYYKSQQGVLVSGIIDQQSLTNNENIRLLISHQQGNSFFVYQDNFHMQYIDEEGIRRGAKIHHKTLLVDNLILTGSYNLSLNAKDNNHEVFFVIEDPKGFLEVQKKYQTLYEKSLPIFLNEKKPSINDIEITDNICQKSSGSSVYFQNKNAFLFMIHIKDSECPTTYSSYSSGIVGNPSDGFPFLEGVSIKNFQEIKQTYKENLWGCSFECDFCEIFDCSLFKIQSINLNGKYFTSKELIEPIESSFLWDGQRWFALKVKNIIKFNHYYYLFDILEGKKQFSGKISDGIIFLKSKNNLFIGCFYKNNLRKNLRTFLNLLEWYQEKFLALEKECALQKH comes from the coding sequence ATGAGACAGGTTATCCTATTGATTTTAGGCTTTCTTTTATTTTGTAATCAAAAATCGAAACAAGATTTATTTTTAATTTCTCATTTGACTTCAACACCAAGGATTCATTATTATTTTACAGATCCATATGATCTACCCAATAATATTAAAGTTCGAGATAAAATCCTTGAGATCATTGAGGGAACTCAAGTGGAATTATATCTTTTTGTTTATGAAATCAACGAAAAAGAAATTTTGCAGGCAATACTCAAAAAGTACCAACAAGGAGTAAAAATCTATATTTTTGGTTCAAATGACCAAAAATACAGTGAATTCAATGAATGGAAAATTCCTTACAAAACCAATGCAGGCTCAGGCTTACAACATATAAAAATGATTCTTTCAGATAAAAAAGTTCTATTTTCTGGCACAGGGAATTTTACCCAGAGTGATATTTTTTATAATTCGAATCTCTTTATTGAGATACCCATCAATGAAATGACTGGGAATTTGTTGATCAAAAAATTTTATGAATTCGATTACCTTTCACCTATTACAATACAAGGTCCTTCTTATAAAGTAAAAATTCTAAAATCTCCAGAAAATGGCGACTCCATTCAAAGCATCATGAATAACACGATATTACGTTCAAAAAGAAAAATAGATTTTTTTGTTTTTAGTTTCTTTGATCCTACAATCATGAATTCATTATATTACAAAAGCCAACAAGGTGTATTGGTATCAGGCATTATTGATCAGCAAAGTCTAACTAACAATGAAAATATCAGACTTCTCATATCTCACCAACAAGGAAATTCGTTTTTTGTCTATCAAGATAATTTTCACATGCAATATATTGACGAAGAAGGTATCAGGAGAGGAGCGAAAATCCATCATAAAACTTTGCTTGTAGATAATTTGATTTTGACAGGTTCTTATAATCTAAGCTTGAATGCTAAAGATAATAATCATGAAGTTTTTTTTGTGATTGAAGATCCGAAGGGTTTTTTAGAAGTACAAAAAAAATACCAAACGTTATACGAAAAATCTTTGCCAATTTTTCTAAATGAAAAGAAACCCTCAATTAATGACATAGAAATTACGGATAACATATGTCAGAAATCATCTGGAAGTAGTGTGTATTTTCAAAACAAAAATGCCTTTTTGTTTATGATACACATAAAAGACTCAGAATGCCCAACAACTTATAGTTCCTACTCCAGTGGCATTGTGGGTAATCCTTCTGATGGATTTCCATTCTTAGAAGGAGTTTCTATCAAGAATTTTCAAGAGATAAAACAAACTTATAAAGAAAATCTATGGGGTTGTTCTTTTGAATGTGATTTTTGTGAGATTTTTGATTGTAGTTTATTCAAAATACAAAGCATAAACCTTAATGGAAAATATTTTACTTCAAAAGAACTCATTGAACCTATTGAGTCCTCTTTTCTTTGGGATGGTCAAAGATGGTTTGCTTTGAAAGTCAAAAATATTATTAAATTCAATCATTATTATTATTTGTTTGATATACTTGAGGGAAAAAAACAATTTTCTGGTAAAATTTCAGACGGTATTATCTTTCTAAAAAGCAAGAATAACTTATTCATAGGTTGCTTCTATAAAAATAACTTAAGAAAAAACCTAAGAACTTTTTTAAATTTACTTGAATGGTATCAAGAAAAGTTTTTAGCATTAGAAAAAGAATGTGCCTTACAAAAACATTAA